In Micromonospora inyonensis, the genomic window CCGTGGCGGCCGACGCCGGAGTAGGTCCGGAGATCCACGTCCTCCGGCGTCGATCCGTACGCCGATCGAGAGCCGCCGGATGCGCCACGAAGATCGAGCGGTGCGCTCGCCAGCGCCGCCGGTCCAGCCCCGCCCCGCTCGGACGCCGGGGCGGCTGGACGCCCCACGCTAGGCTGCGCCGGGGAATCGGAGGTCCGTGAATGCCCGGGATGCATCAGCATCTATCGACGCTCGTCGCCTTTCACGGCCGGGCGAGCGCGTCACGGGCCGGGTTTGCCCCGCCCGCCACCACGCGCCACCTCGCCAGCTACCGCGCCGCTTTCGGCGAGGATCTTCCCGCTGGGTTGGCCGAGGTGTACGCCGTGATCGGCAGCGGGCCGCTCCTGGACAACGAACTGCTCAGCATCGAACAGGTCATCTCGGCACGCCGGTCGTGGGACGAGATCGTAGCCGGGTTGGACGACCCTGACGACGACCACCACGAGGCCATCACGTCACTGGACCCGGACGCGGTATCGGCCAGGTACTGGAAATCCGGCTGGGTCCAGTTCACCGCGGACGGCGGCGGCAACGGCTTCGCCGTGGACCTGGCCCCCGAGCCCGGCGGCACCGTGGGCCAGGTGATCAACGTGGGTTCGGATGACGACTTCCGTGCCGTCGTCGCGGTGTCGGTGGCGGACTTCTTCGCCCGCGTCGCCCAGCTGGTCCGCTCCGGCCGGGCCGGCATCTCCGACTCCGGACAGGTGGAGATCGACAAGGGCGACACGCTGCTGACCGCGCTCCGGCGGCGGAACCGGGACCATCATGATCAGGCACCGCCGCCGGGCAGGCCAGGTCCCGCCCCGACCGCCCCGCGGCCGACCAGCGCCCGGATCGATCTGCCGGACGACCTGGTGCCGTTGCTGACCGGATCGCCGCACCTCAACGTGTTCGGGCCGACCAGGCCATGGGTGCCGCCCGAGGGGTGGCTCGCGGACACGCGCGCACGACTGATGTCCATCGCCTCGCGCGAAGGGCTCACCGACCTGCCCGCCAAGGCGCCACGACTCAGGCCCGGCACGTCGCTGGCGGTCGAGGAGGTGAAGTGGCTGGCGCAGGGCGCGCTCGGCGCGTCCACGAGTGCGTCGGGCTCGCTGTGGCGGCTCGGCGATCTCCTGGTAGCCGACCACCTACAGTCACCACTGACTCCGACAACGGACCCGGAGGCGACCTGGCAGACCCAGGTCGTACCGGCCCCACCCGGACGCCTCTTCGCGGACTCCGACAGCCCGGAGCGCCGGGAACGCATCATCCGCTACTACCGCGACTGCCTCCAGGTGCTCGTCGAGGCGCCACCGTTCGCGGAGCGCGGACACGCGCTGGCCGCGCTGTACGCCCGGACAGCCGAGGATCCATCGCTGCTCGGACAACACCGGACGGGGTCGAGGCAGCAACTCGCCACCCAGTGGCGATCGACCCTGCTCGGTGACGCGGAGCGCGCCACCCTCCCCGACTACGCCGGGCCAGCCGACTACCTCTCCTGGGCCCTGACCGGCCTCCGTGCCACCCATCAGCGGTTGGTGGACACCGTGGGCCCCGAGGCCGGCAGCTTCGACGAGCTGGTCGCCACCATGCTGCTGAAGCTCGGCAGGCCGGTGCCCGCGGTCATCGCCACGACCGGGCTGGGCCAGGACGGTTACCACGCCATCCTCCGCGCGTTCGACAAGCTCAAGCCCCGCTTCGACTACGAGACCTGGTACAGGGGGGTATTCGCGTGGCTGGACCGCGCGATCATCGCGGGCGAGGCGGAGACCGCGCGCATCTGGGTGGGACTGGAGTGGAGCTGCGCCACCGCGTTGAACGGCTGGCCGGGCCCGCACAAGGACGTGACGAGCGGGCTCTTCTTCTGTCTGAGATACCTACGTGGCCTGCGAACGCTCGGCCAGCCCCGGCCCGCCGTCATCAACCCGCTCGTCTCCGCCCTCGCCGATGCTCCGAGACCAGCGCGGCCCGCCGCCCTGTCCCGGCCGGCCCGGCCCGCCGGTGCCCCGGGCGATCACGCGGAGCGGGCTGCCGTCAGCCTCCTCGACGACATGGTCGGATTGTCCCCGGTCAAGCAACGTGTCGTCCGGCTGAACGCCGAGGCCAGGGTCGAGGCGTTGCGCCGCGAGTCCGGGCTGCCACCAGCCCGCAACCGGCGGCACATGGTGTTCGCGGGAAACCCGGGCACCGGGAAGACGACCATCGCCAGAATCATCGGCCAGATCTACGCCACGTACGGCGTGCTGGGCTCCGGCCACGTGGTCGAGGTGGCCAGGGCAGAGCTGCTCAACGGCGCCAAGGCGACCGCTGCCGTGACCAACGCGCTCGGTGGCATCCTGATGGTCAACGTCGGCCGGGCGGTCCAGGAGAGCCCCGCCTCGCGCGAGGCTGTCGCCACGCTGACCAGGATGATCGAGGAGCACCGCGAGGAGCTGGTGGTCATCATCGCCGGGCACCCCAAGGACGTCGCGGACTTCCTGTCCAGCGAGGTCGGCCTGGCGGCACGGTTTCCGAACACCTTCAATTTCGTCGACTTCACCGATGACGAGCTGGTGCGGCTCTTCGAGAAAGAGGCCAAGGCGTCCGGGTTCACGCCCGCCGACGCCGTGCTCGACCGGGTCCGGAACCTGGTCACGCGAATGCCGCGCGTCGCCGGCTTCGACAATGCCTGGGTGGTCCGCAACCTCGTCGACGAGTCCGCGTCGCACCAGGCGTTGCGGATCAGCCGGTCGGCCACACCCACGGTCGAGCAGCTGGCCGAGCTGCTGGTGGAGGACATCACGGCACCGGCGTCCATCGTGCTCGCGCCCGCCCGCAAAGGCGACCCGATGGCGGAACTGGACGCGCTCATCGGGCTACGCGACGTCAAGGCGCAGGTGCGGCTGCTGGTCGCGGAGGCTCGGGCGGAAAGCCTGCGGACCCGGGCCGGGCTCGCGGTGGGCGGAGGATCCCGGCACATGGTGTTCATCGGCAATCCGGGCACCGCGAAGACCACAGTGGCTCGGATGATCGCCCGGATCTACGCCGACCTCGGATTGCTGGGTTCCGGTCATCTGGTCGAGGTGACCAGGGCGGACCTGATCGGCCAGTACATCGGGCAAACCGGTCCGCGCGTCCACGCGGCGTTCGAGCGGGCACTCGGTGGCGTGCTCTTCATCGACGAGGCGTACTCGTTGTCGATGTCCGACTCGCCGAGGGACTACGGCCACGAGGCCATCGCCACGCTGCTCAAGCTGATGGAGGACCATCGCGACGACCTGGTGGTGATCGCGGCCGGCTACGACCGTGAGATGCGGCAGTTCCTCGACGCGAACAGCGGCCTGGCCTCTCGTTTTCCGAAGATCCTCGAGTTCCCCGACTACGACCTCGACGAACTGGTGCAGATCTTCACCGTCCTCGCCGACGACGCCGGCTACCAGCTCGCCGACGACGTACGGGACCGGGCGCGTACGGCGCTGGCCCGCCTCTCCCGAGGGTCGTCGTTCGGCAACGGCCGCACCGTGCGCAACCTGCTGGAGGCGACCATCGCGAAACAGGCAGCACGGATCATCGAGCTGACCGAGGCGCCAGCGGAGGTCATCCGGAAGCTGCTGGTGGAGGATCTGCCGACCGAGTTCGGCGACCAGGACACACCGCACGCGATCGGCCAGTACCTGTGATCGTCAGGATTCCGGTGCGGCGGCGCGCGGTTGGACCCCGGCCATCCCCCGCTCGGATCAGCGGGTCCGCTTCGCGTCGGTGACCTCCGGAGAGGCAGGCGATCCCGTCACGCGTTCACCTTCCGGTTGACCGACTTCCCGGGATGCGGGCGGTTCCGGGTCGCCCCGGTGCGAGCGTGCGTCGCGTACAGGGCGAGCCCGACGAAGACCAGGCCGCCGACCAGGTTGCCGACCACGGTGGGGATCTCGTTCCACACCAGGTAGTCGGCGATCGAGAAGTCACCGCCGAGCATCAGGCCGGCCGGGAACAGGAACATGTTCACCACCGAGTGCTCGAAGCCCATGTAGAAGAAGACCAGGATCGGCATCCACATGCCGATCACCTTGCCCGACACCGACGTCGAGATCGTCGCGGCGACGACGCCCGTGGAGACCATCCAGTTGCACAGGACGCCGCGGATGAAGAGGGTCAGCATCCCGGCGGCACCGTGGTCGGCGTACCCGACCGTCCGCGACGCGCCGATCGCGCCGAGCCACTGGCCCACCTCGTTCGGGTCCACGCTGAAGGCGAAGGTCAGGATCACGGCCATCATGAGCGCGACGGTGAGCGACCCGGCGAGGTTGCCGACGAAGACCAGGCCCCAGTTGCGCAGGACCGAGCCCAGCCGGACGCCCGGCCGCCTGTCGATCAGCGCGAGGGGAACAAGGGTGAACACACCGGCCAGAAGGTCGAACCCGAGCAGGTACAGCAGGCAGAACCCGACGGGGACGAGGAGGGCCCCGACCAGGGGTTGACCCGTCTCCACGGTGACGGTGACCGCGAACGCCGCGGCGAGCGCGAGGATGGCGCCGGCCATGTAGGCGCGGATCACCGTGTCCCGGGTGGATATGAACACTTTGGCCTCGCCTGCGTCGATCATCTTCGCGACGAATTCTGCCGGGGTCACGTAGGACATGGACGTTGGTCCTTCTGGTGTGGGCGGCCAGGCACCTGCCGGTGGTTCCGGGGTCCGGAGTGCCCGCTCGGTCTCGGCACTGTGGATCTCGTCCCCGTAATACTGCGCGGACATCGAGGTACTCGCGGCTGCCAGAGATGGTTACGGGCGCCGGTGCGGCGGGCGGTGGCCTCGCGGTTGTGTTTTCCCTGGGCTCGGCCCACGTAGCGCCATCCGCCGCCGTCGGGGATCTGGCCGAGTTTCTTGACGTCGATGTGCAGCATGTCGCCGGGCTGGTCGTGTTCGTAGCGGCGGATGGGTTCGCCGGTTCGCCGGTCGATGTGGGACAGCCGGTTGACCTGGGGCTGCGGTGCGGCCGCGACGACCGGTCGCCCATCCCCGCCGCTCCGAGCTCGGCGTAGCGCACCGCCCACCGTTTCGCCGTTGGCCAGGACACGTCATAGCGCTCCGAGGCCCGGGCGATCGGCCACCCCTCATCGACGATCAGACGCGCCAGGCGAAGACGTGCGCGAGGAGTCAAAGCGGCGTTAGCGTGGGACACGAAGGCCTCCTGGTTGGCGGAGCGGTTCCTAGACAGCTCCACTCCACAACCGGAGGCCTTCGTCATCCAGCAGATTCAGACCGTGTCGTCACACGACCTCAACCAACCTCCCTGGGCAGTACATCTAGGCTGTGGCCCGCGGCCATCGCGCGATCTTCGGTTGTCCTCACAAACCATCGATGATCAGCGCGGTGGCCGTCCTCATGCCCACGCCACGCCCACAGCGAAGCCAAGTGACGTTGGAGTATCAACTCCCGCTGGCCTCAATCCCTTGACACGTTCCGCCGGGGCTGACCCGGATCGCTCACCCCGTACCGCGCCGCCACGCCACCGCGACCTTCTCGGACCCGCTGCAGCAGACCACTGCCGCGCAATACCCCGATCCGGGCATGCACCGTCGGCTGCAGTGTGGATGTCGCCTCGGCGAGGTCTGGCTCGCTGGCGGTGATGATCCCGTTGTCGTCCATCCGGTCGATCAGGGCGTTCCACAACTGCCGCAGCTGTTCCCGCTGCGGTGTTGTGGTGGCGATGTGGCCGGCGTGCTGGTCGAACAGCGCCCGGGCCTCGCCCGGGTCGCGCAGCCATCGGCTGCCTTCGGGAGGGGCCGGCAGCGGTGCTTGCCGGGGCTGACCCGGATCGCTCACCCCGTACCGCGCCGCCCCGCGACCGTGACCTTCCTGGACCAGCTGCAGCAGAGCACTGCCGCGCAGCAATGCCCCGATCCGGCGATGCACCGTCGACTGCTGCGCGGATGTCGCCTCGGCGAGGTCTGACTCGCTGGCGGTGATGATCCCGTTGTCGTCCATCCGGTCGATCAGGGCGTTCCACAACTGCCGCAGCTGTTCCCGCTGCCGTGTTGTGGTGGCGATGCGGCCGGCGTGCTGGTCGAACAGCGCCCGGGCCCCATCCGGGTCGCGCAGCCACTGGCTGCCTTCGGGAGGGGCCGGCAGTGGTGCTTGCCGGGGCTGACCCGGATCGCTCACCCCGTACCGCGCCGCCCCGCCACCGCGACTTTCCTGGACCCGCTGCAGCAGACCACGGTCGCGCAATACCCCGATCCGGTGATGCACCGTCGGCTGCTGCGCGGATGTCGCCTCGGCGAGGTCTGACTCGCTGGCGGTGATGATCCCGTTGTCGTCCATCCGGTCGATGAGGGCGTTCCACAACTGCTGCAGCTGTTCCCGCTGCGGTGTTGTGGTGGCGATGTGGTCGGCGTGCTGGTCGAACAGCGCCCGGGCCTCGCCCGGGTCGCGCAGCCATCGGCTGCCTTCGGGAGGGGCCGGCAGCGGTGCTTGCCGGGGCTGACCCGGATCGCTCACCCCGTACCGCGCCGCCCCGCGACCGTGACCTTCCTGGACCAGCTGCAGCAGAGCACTGCCGCGCAGCAATGCCCCGATCCGGCGATGCACCGTCGACTGCTGCGCGGATGTCGCCTCGGCGAGGTCTGACTCGCTGGCGGTGATGATCCCGTTGTCGTCCATCCGGTCGATCAGGGCGTTCCACAACTGCCGCAGCTGTTCCCGCTGCGGTGTTGTGGTGGCGATGTGGCCGGCGTGCTGGTCGAACAGCGCCCGGGCCTCATCCGGGTCGCGCACCCACCGGCTGTCCGCGGGAGGGGCCGGCAGTGGTGCTTGCCGGGGCTGACCCGGATCGCTCACCCCGTACCGCGCCGCCACGCCACCGCGACCTTCTCGGACCCGCTGC contains:
- a CDS encoding AAA family ATPase — protein: MPGMHQHLSTLVAFHGRASASRAGFAPPATTRHLASYRAAFGEDLPAGLAEVYAVIGSGPLLDNELLSIEQVISARRSWDEIVAGLDDPDDDHHEAITSLDPDAVSARYWKSGWVQFTADGGGNGFAVDLAPEPGGTVGQVINVGSDDDFRAVVAVSVADFFARVAQLVRSGRAGISDSGQVEIDKGDTLLTALRRRNRDHHDQAPPPGRPGPAPTAPRPTSARIDLPDDLVPLLTGSPHLNVFGPTRPWVPPEGWLADTRARLMSIASREGLTDLPAKAPRLRPGTSLAVEEVKWLAQGALGASTSASGSLWRLGDLLVADHLQSPLTPTTDPEATWQTQVVPAPPGRLFADSDSPERRERIIRYYRDCLQVLVEAPPFAERGHALAALYARTAEDPSLLGQHRTGSRQQLATQWRSTLLGDAERATLPDYAGPADYLSWALTGLRATHQRLVDTVGPEAGSFDELVATMLLKLGRPVPAVIATTGLGQDGYHAILRAFDKLKPRFDYETWYRGVFAWLDRAIIAGEAETARIWVGLEWSCATALNGWPGPHKDVTSGLFFCLRYLRGLRTLGQPRPAVINPLVSALADAPRPARPAALSRPARPAGAPGDHAERAAVSLLDDMVGLSPVKQRVVRLNAEARVEALRRESGLPPARNRRHMVFAGNPGTGKTTIARIIGQIYATYGVLGSGHVVEVARAELLNGAKATAAVTNALGGILMVNVGRAVQESPASREAVATLTRMIEEHREELVVIIAGHPKDVADFLSSEVGLAARFPNTFNFVDFTDDELVRLFEKEAKASGFTPADAVLDRVRNLVTRMPRVAGFDNAWVVRNLVDESASHQALRISRSATPTVEQLAELLVEDITAPASIVLAPARKGDPMAELDALIGLRDVKAQVRLLVAEARAESLRTRAGLAVGGGSRHMVFIGNPGTAKTTVARMIARIYADLGLLGSGHLVEVTRADLIGQYIGQTGPRVHAAFERALGGVLFIDEAYSLSMSDSPRDYGHEAIATLLKLMEDHRDDLVVIAAGYDREMRQFLDANSGLASRFPKILEFPDYDLDELVQIFTVLADDAGYQLADDVRDRARTALARLSRGSSFGNGRTVRNLLEATIAKQAARIIELTEAPAEVIRKLLVEDLPTEFGDQDTPHAIGQYL
- a CDS encoding formate/nitrite transporter family protein; translated protein: MSYVTPAEFVAKMIDAGEAKVFISTRDTVIRAYMAGAILALAAAFAVTVTVETGQPLVGALLVPVGFCLLYLLGFDLLAGVFTLVPLALIDRRPGVRLGSVLRNWGLVFVGNLAGSLTVALMMAVILTFAFSVDPNEVGQWLGAIGASRTVGYADHGAAGMLTLFIRGVLCNWMVSTGVVAATISTSVSGKVIGMWMPILVFFYMGFEHSVVNMFLFPAGLMLGGDFSIADYLVWNEIPTVVGNLVGGLVFVGLALYATHARTGATRNRPHPGKSVNRKVNA